AGGGGTACGGGGCGCTGAACGCAGGCGTCCGCCTCGCCGCCCAGCACACCCACCGGCACGGCGTCCCGGCGCACGGACCTCGCGGTTAGACTGGCCGCCGCCGCACAGTCCGCCCCGAGGAGCCGCATGGCAGCCGCCGTCCCCCCGTCGTCCCGGCCCGTCAAGCGCACCCGTGACGCGGCGAGGACCCGGGCGGAGATCCTCGACGTGGCCACGGAGGAGTTCGCCCGTCTCGGCTTCGCGGGCGCCCGGGTCGACGAGATCGCCGCCCGGATGCGGACCACCAAGCGGATGATCTACTACTACTTCGGGAGCAAGGAGCAGCTCTTCACCGAGGTCCTGGAGCGGGCCTACACGGTCATCCGCGACGAGGAACAGAAACTGGACGTCGAGCACCTCGACCCGGTCTCGGCCATCCGCCGCCTGGCGGAACTCACCTTCGACCACCACGAAGCGCATCCGGACTTCATCCGGCTCGTCTCCATCGAGAACATCCACGAGGCCGAACACATCTCCGGATCGCCGAGCCTCGCCTCCCTGAGCTCTCCGGCGATCGACGTCATCGCCCGCATCCTGGAAGCCGGCCGGGCCGAAGGAGTCTTCACCGCGGATGTCGACGCCGTCGACCTGCACGCGGTGATCAGCTCCTTCTGCTTCTTCCGCATCTCCAACCGGCACACCTTCCGCGCCCTCTTCGGCCGCGACCTGACGGACGCCGCCCGCCGCGCGCATTACCGGACGATGCTGGGAGACCTGGTCATCTCCTACCTCACGGCCGAGACCCACTGACGAACACGAGCCGGCCCCGTTGTGCCGTGCCGATGCCGTAGCGGAGACACGCGAGCGCGGGGATCGAGCGGGCATCGGTGTCGACGGCGAACTTCGCCCCGGGACTTCTGGCCCGCAGGATGTCCTCGCCGCCCAGGTCGAGGCGGTCGGGCCGGGCGTCGGTCTCCGGGGCAGTGCCGGTGCGGGCACCACCGCCGTCCACCTCGCCGCCCTGTAGTCCACCCCGATGGACGGTCTGCAGACCCCGTACGTCCGCCCGCAGGAGAACGGCGCCCCGGCTCCAGGCCAGGCCGAGCGAGTTCACCTTCGTCTCCTCGCCCGTCTGCGGAGACACCTCCCAAACGTCTGCGGAGACACCTCCCAAAACGTCGGATGAGTTGCCGGTAGGGGTGGGCGAGAGGGCGGAAATCGCGCATCCCTCCCCTTCCGGGGATGAGACATCGGATGTCTTCTTGCGGCGGGGCGGCTCTGCCTCGTATGGTCGAGCCATCCCGCCCGATTCATCGGATGTATCGACCTGGGGTGTGTCCCGCGCGATGACAGGAGACCGGACATGAAGCTGATCCGTATCGGAGATCCAGGGCGGGAGATTCCGGCGCTGCTCCTCGAAGACGGGGCCGCGCTGGATCTGCGGGCCCTCACCCGGGACATCGACGGGGAGTTCCTCGCCGGCGACGTCATCGGCCGGATCGAGGAGGCCCGCGCGGCCGGCGCCCTCCCCGTGCTCGACATCGCCGGAGCGCGGGTCGGCGCCCCGGTCGCCCGGCCCGGCAAGGTGGTCTGCGTCGGCCTCAACTACCGGGACCACGCGGAGGAGACGGGTGCGGCGGTTCCGGAGCGGCCCGTGGTCTTCATGAAGGACCCGTCCACCGTCGTCGGTCCGTACGACGAGGTGCTGATCCCGCGCGGCTCGGTCAAGACCGACTGGGAGGTCGAGCTCGCGGTCGTCATCGGCCGCGAGGCCCGCTACCTCGCGAGCCCCGCCGACGCCCCCGGCCACATCGCCGGCTACGCCGTCAGCAACGACGTGTCCGAGCGGGAGTTCCAGCTTGAGTTCTCCGCCCAGTGGGACCTCGGCAAGTCCTGCGAGACCTTCAACCCGCTCGGTCCGTGGCTGGTCACCCCCGACGAGGTGGGTGACCCGCAGGCCCTCGGGCTCCGCCTGGCGGTCGACGGCGAGACGCGCCAGAACGGCCACACCAAGAACATGATCTTCGACGTCGCGTACCTGGTCTGGTACCTGAGCCAGTACATGGTGCTGCGCCCCGGCGACGTCATCAACACCGGAACCCCCGCCGGCGTGGCCCTCGGCCTGCCCGGCACCCCCTACCTGCGCGCGGGCGACACCGTCGAGCTCTCGATCGACGGCCTCGGCACCCAGCGCCAGACGTTCAACAACGCGTGAAAGGCATCGAGTTGCCCGACCCCACGGCACGGATCACCTCCATCGACACCTATGACGTCCGCTTCCCCACCTCGCGGGAGCTCGACGGGTCCGACGCGATGAACCCGGACCCCGACTACTCCGCCGCCTACCTCGTCCTGCGCACCTCTGCGGCGGACGGCCACGAGGGCCACGGGTTCACCTTCACCATCGGCCGCGGCAACGACGTCCAGGTCGCCGCGATCGACGCCCTGCGCGGGCACGTCGTCGGACGGTCCGTCGTCGAACTCTGCGCCGACCCCGGCGTCCTGTACCGCGACCTCGTCGGCGACAGCCAGCTGCGCTGGCTCGGGCCGGAGAAGGGCGTGATGCACATGGCGATCGGCGCCGTCGTCAACGCGGTCTGGGACCTCGCCGCCAAGCGCGAGGGCAAACCGCTGTGGCGGCTCCTCGCCGACGCCGCCCCCGCGTGGCTCGTCTCCCAGGTCGACTTCCGGTACCTCACCGACGCGTTGACCCCCGACGAGGCGCTGGAGCTGCTGACCAAGGGCAAGCAGGGCGCCGCCGAGCGCGCCGCCGACCTGCTGCGGCGCGGCTACCCCGCGTACACCACCTCTCCCGGCTGGCTCGGCTACTCCGACGAGAAGCTCACCCGCCTCGCCGAGGAGGCCGTCGCCGACGGTTTCACCCAGATCAAGCTGAAGGTCGGCGCCGATCTCGACGACGACATCCGCCGCTGCCGCACCGCGCGCGCCGCCGTCGGCCCGGACATCCGGATGGCGATCGACGCCAACCAGCGCTGGGACGTGGCCGAGGCGGTCGAGTGGACGAACGCGCTCGCCGAGTTCGACCCGTACTGGATCGAGGAGCCCACCAGCCCCGACGACGTCCTCGGCCACGCCGCCGTCCGGCGCGGTGTCCACCCCGTCAAGGTCGCCACCGGCGAGCACGTGCAGAACCGGATCGTCTTCAAGCAGCTGCTCCAGGCCGAAGCCGTCGACTTCCTCCAGCTCGACGCCGCCCGTGTGGCCGGAGTCAACGAGAACCTCGCCATCCTGCTGCTCGCCGCCAAGTTCGGCGTCCCCGTCTGCCCGCACGCCGGCGGCGTCGGCCTGTGCGAGCTCGTCCAGCACCTGTCGATGTTCGACTACGTGGCCCTCTCCGGCACCACGGAGGACCGGGTGGTGGAGTTCGTCGACCACCTCCACGAGCACTTCCTCGACCCGGTCATGATCGACCGCGGCCACTACCGGGCCCCCACCGAGCCCGGCTTCTCCGCCACCATGAGGCAGTCGAGCCTCGACGCCTACCGCTACCCCGACGGCGCCTTCTGGGCCGCCGACCTGGCAGCACCGACCCCGGAGGCACGCGCATGACCACCGAACTCCACGGCCTCACCGCCCTCGTGACCGGCGGCGCCTCCGGCATCGGCCTGGCCACCGCCGCACTGCTCGCCGAGCGGGGCGCGGACGTCGCCGTCCTCGACCTCGACCCGAGCGGTGCCCCCGCCCCGCTGCACGGCTTCACCGCAGACGTCT
The DNA window shown above is from Streptomyces vietnamensis and carries:
- a CDS encoding TetR/AcrR family transcriptional regulator codes for the protein MAAAVPPSSRPVKRTRDAARTRAEILDVATEEFARLGFAGARVDEIAARMRTTKRMIYYYFGSKEQLFTEVLERAYTVIRDEEQKLDVEHLDPVSAIRRLAELTFDHHEAHPDFIRLVSIENIHEAEHISGSPSLASLSSPAIDVIARILEAGRAEGVFTADVDAVDLHAVISSFCFFRISNRHTFRALFGRDLTDAARRAHYRTMLGDLVISYLTAETH
- a CDS encoding fumarylacetoacetate hydrolase family protein; the encoded protein is MKLIRIGDPGREIPALLLEDGAALDLRALTRDIDGEFLAGDVIGRIEEARAAGALPVLDIAGARVGAPVARPGKVVCVGLNYRDHAEETGAAVPERPVVFMKDPSTVVGPYDEVLIPRGSVKTDWEVELAVVIGREARYLASPADAPGHIAGYAVSNDVSEREFQLEFSAQWDLGKSCETFNPLGPWLVTPDEVGDPQALGLRLAVDGETRQNGHTKNMIFDVAYLVWYLSQYMVLRPGDVINTGTPAGVALGLPGTPYLRAGDTVELSIDGLGTQRQTFNNA
- a CDS encoding L-fuconate dehydratase, with amino-acid sequence MPDPTARITSIDTYDVRFPTSRELDGSDAMNPDPDYSAAYLVLRTSAADGHEGHGFTFTIGRGNDVQVAAIDALRGHVVGRSVVELCADPGVLYRDLVGDSQLRWLGPEKGVMHMAIGAVVNAVWDLAAKREGKPLWRLLADAAPAWLVSQVDFRYLTDALTPDEALELLTKGKQGAAERAADLLRRGYPAYTTSPGWLGYSDEKLTRLAEEAVADGFTQIKLKVGADLDDDIRRCRTARAAVGPDIRMAIDANQRWDVAEAVEWTNALAEFDPYWIEEPTSPDDVLGHAAVRRGVHPVKVATGEHVQNRIVFKQLLQAEAVDFLQLDAARVAGVNENLAILLLAAKFGVPVCPHAGGVGLCELVQHLSMFDYVALSGTTEDRVVEFVDHLHEHFLDPVMIDRGHYRAPTEPGFSATMRQSSLDAYRYPDGAFWAADLAAPTPEARA